The genomic region CTCCCTCCCGCACCGGGTGCAGACGGAGAAGGCAACGGTGTGCCCCCCGCATTTTTCGCACCGGTTCAGGTAGTTGATCTCCCCGCACTGCGAGCAGCGCCGCCTGCCCACCTCGATCTCGATCATGCCTCCCTCTTTCTGGAAATCGAGATCGGTATCGTTCCGGTCAACGTCTTCGGTATGGCTGGAGGCCGACTGGAAGGATCGCCGGGCCCCCCCGGAGTCCCCTAAGGGGAAGAGGGCGTGCGGGGGCGGGTTCATCTTCCGGGGCTTGGATTTCCCCGGCCTGCCCATGCGTCCCCCGATCCTCGTGCCGGACCGGGACCGCATCTTCAGGCCGGAGAGGTGCGCCACGAGATCGAGCGGGGGTTTGTCCCCGGCTGTCTCCCAGACATCGCGTTTTTTCAGGTTCTCATCAAGGCCGAGGCAGGCTGCAAACGCCTTCCAGGATGCGATCTCCACCTGCTCCCCGTTCACTTTGTGGGAGAGGAGGAGGAGTTCAAGGGGGGTCTTGGTTGCCGGGTCCAGGGGCAGCCTGAGTATTCCGTCAGCAACCGATCCTTTCGCCGAGACCGCATCGGCCAGTTCCCGGATCTGGTCTGAAGTGATATCGTCCCAGAACCAGGTCCAGGCCGGGTGGAGATACCCCCCTGCCCGGGCAAAGGCCAGGGCTTCTTCCTCGGTTGCGGGTGGTTTTACTTCGGGGCCGACATCGAGCTGCCACCATTCGGCGCAGTAACCCGCAGGGATGAGCGGGTGGTTGTTCTCCAGGAACTCCCCGAACGAGATGAGGATCTCCCCGACATCCAGGATCTTCTCAACGCCGGCATTCAGCCGCTTTGCGGTGGCCTCGTCATCGATCCGGAGCACGTCGCCGTTCCGGAGGCGTACCGTAGGGCCTTCGATGGAATCGACCGGAACAACCCCGCAGGCCTTCCCGGGCCGCTCGGTCTTCATCTGGGTGCCGGTGGCGAGGAACTCGCCCAGGATGTACAGGGTTGCGGGGTGCATCCCCGCAGCGGCAAAACCCGTGTTCCGGGATCTCCCGTACCGGAGCCGGAACCCGCCTTTGCGCATCGGGTAGGAGAAGACCGGCCGGCCGCCGATAAGATCCCTGAGGTACTTGTCGAGCGGCTTGATGCCGACCGTCTTTTCGCCATCGCCGCTCTTCGCCGCTCCCGCGATCAGCTTGTCGAGCCAGTCCCAGCCCTCCATCTTCATCTTCTCGACCCGGCCTTTGAGCTTCCGGGCCTTGCCGGCGATGCCTTCGCCGATGACGAGCGCCATGCCGCCCCGGACAACGTTCGTCTCCACCCGTTCGAGATTGCGGTGGCCCGAGACCTCCTCCTGCTCGGTGGCTTCGCCGTCAACGCAGACCGGGCAGTTCTCGATGATGAGCCGGATCTCGGCCTCGCTCGGGAGGTACTGGAGGTTCATGATCGAGTTGTACTGCCGGATCTCCTCGATATACCGCTCCACCTCCTCCTGCCTCGGGATATAGCGGTTGATGCCCAGTTTCTGGCGCACGTAATCGCCCACGAGCACCGACATGGCCTGCGCCGTACCCCCGGCGCTCCGGATCGGTCCTGCATAGAAGATCATCAGGTACTGGGTGCCGTCATCGTTCTTGCCAAGGGAGACCTTGGCTATTCCTTCCGTTGGTGCTGCAACGACACCTTCGGTCAGGAGCGCCATCGAGACGCGGATCGCATGGTCGAGGACATCGCCGATGTCCTTCTCGCCGAACTTCCGGGCAACGAAGTCGTCACCGATCCGGAGAGCGGCCTCCTCGCGGGACATCGTTGCTTCGAGCTCGCGGATTCGGGCTGCAACCCCCTTGATATTGAGAAGCGCTTCCACCCGGTCGGCGAGATCGCTTGCTATCGGGATCTCGACATCGAGGGTCGGGTCGAGGCCCCGGGACCGGGCCTCCTTTGCTATCGCAATGGCACGGTGCAGCTCGTCGAGTAACGACTTCTCGTAAGCCTCCATGGTTGGCGACAGCACAAGCATACTGGTAGAATTCTCCGGGGGGGGATTTATTGGTTCGGATACCGTACCTCAGAAAAAAGGCGGGTTGTACCGGATGGATTACAGCTCATCCTGCATCTTCTCGACCATCGAGGGCAGGCCGGTCTCCCCCATCTGCCAGAGGGTCAGGGTTGCACACTGCCGGATGGTCTCATCCGGGTCTTTGAGCCGGAGGGTGAGCGAGTCCACGGCAGGTTTCCCGATGCGGCAGAGGGCCCGGGAGAGAAAACCCCGCAGTTCCGGGTCGCTGCTCGCCATGCCGTCGATGAGCGAGTCAACGGCGGGCTCCCCGATCTCGCCAAGGGCAGCAGCAGCATACCGGCGGAACTCCCGCCCGGCGTTCGCCTCCATCGCCATGATGAGGGGGATCACCGCCGGCTCCCCGATCCGGGAGAGCGCAATCGCAGCATACCAGCGCCGGTCATTGTCCGGTGCCTTTGCCATATGGGAGATGAGCGGGGCAACCGCCAGCTCCCCGATCATTTTCAGGGCGCTGATGGCAGCGTGCCGTTTGTCGATCGCCGGATCATCCAGTGCCTGGATCTGCTGCCTTATCTCCTCGCCAGTACTGTCCGATGTGCCGCCGGTTCCTGTCATACGTATCACTGATCTGGGGTGTAAATCCACATGGTTGTTTCCATCCTGACAGGACTCAGGCAAGCCCCAGCCATACGGGAACAAAAAGGATGGCAAAGAAGACGGCCATCAGGGCCATCCCGAGCGGGAGGCCCAGTTCTGCCCATTCCTTGCTCGTGATCCCGAGCTTGCAGGCCGCGATGATGTTCGGGATATTGCCGGGAATGAGCATGCCCCCGGCTATGAGAAGACCCATGAGGGCGCTCGTTATCTGGGTGAGGGAGAGGGCAGGGCTGATCTCGGCTGCCGCGAGCGTGGCATTGTCCAGCACTGCCGAGACGATATTCACCCAGTACAGGCCTGCCGGGGGGATGCCGATGACGTACTCGAGGATGAGGGGCTTGAACCCCTCGCCGAGGAAGATGAGAGCCATGATGAAGAGATAGACTTTCGCGGCCCGGAGGAGTATGTCCCGGATGCTCTCCCGTTCCACAAGGCATTCCAGTTTCGTATCGCCGGTATTGCTCCGGTTGAACAGGAAGACCCCGACAATGCCAAGGGCGATGACTGCCGGGATGACGTAGATGGCCAGCTTGTCGAAGAGGAAGGTGAAGCCGGCGTAATAGGGGGCTCCCGAGAGTTTCGAGATCACGATCGTGGTGAGCGGCTCCCCGAGCGGGGTAAGCCCGGCGCCGAGGCCTATCGAGAAGCAGGAGACGACCGTAACCTCGATCTTGGCCTTCCGGACCACCGGCAGCGCATTGACGATCTCGACAAGAACGATTGCCGCGAGGATCGCCGAGATGATGCTCGATATGAGGCCGAGGACGACTATCAAGAGGAAGACTATCCACGGCAGGGAAACGCGATCGATAAGGCCGACGATGGCACGCTGCATCCGGTGGTAGAAGAAATAGATGAGAAGGCCGACAAGGAGGACGATCTGGACGATCCCTATGGGGATGCCAAAGATGCTCGCGATCTTGAGGGGGGAGATGAGTGCTTCGGCGATGATTGCCATGCTCCAGCCGGTCTGTTCCCCCGGAATAGCGATGAGGCCCGAGAGCGTGAGGGCAGCAACCCCGCAGGCGAACAGGAAGACCTCGAGGTTGTGCTCGATACATTTCACCCGGAACGGGAGGACCAGTACAAGGATGAATATGATAACTAACCCGAGCGTTGCGAGGATCTCCATGGTTGTCTCCAGAAGGCCCGGCAGCGTGCCGGACGACAGGTTCCAGAAGAATGTGGTCTCCCTGACGATTAATGGATTACCATTTTTTTCCCGCGGGGGTTCCGGCGCAAGAAAGTATATATCCTACTTTAGAAGTATAGACCAAGTGAACATCTTCTGTCGGGAGGAACCAGCCATGGCGCAGGATTTGATAAAAACAATCGGCGCAATGAGAGACACGGCCATCGGGAACTGCCGCAAACGGATAGAGGATGCTGCACGGAAAGCAAAAGGAATGATCGGGACTGAGACTCCTGAATGTGAGCCGGAGACCAAAAACGCAGCTCCTGCCTGCGGGGTTACTTCGATCCTGAAACGGAAGCACGGACTCTGAGGGGGAAGCTGAAACGGATACCGAGAAGACGCTCCTGCAGCAGATACGCGAGAAGGAGACTGAGCTGGCCGCGAGAGTGGACCGGGCCCGGCAAGAGGCCGAGGTGGCAGTGGATGCAGCAAAAACGGAGGCCGAAGACCTGCTCTGTACTGCGGACAAGGCTGCAAAAGTGACAGCCGAACAGGTGTACTGGAAGGAGCGGGGGAGGACCGAGACCGAGATAGAAGATCTCAAACGCGCGGCTGAACTGGAGCTGGAGACCGTTTCATTCCAGGGAGAGAAGAATGTTCCGGCAGCCGTGGAACGGATAGTCAAGTACGTGACCAGGGAATGAGGCCGGGACGGCCCGGCGGGAGAACAGCATGCTCCAGAAGATGGAACGCATCCAGGTTATCGGGCCGAAAGGAGATCTGGGACAGGCAGTTGATACGCTGTACCGGGCCGGCACGATACACCTTGAGGATGCCCCGGCGATCATCCCCCAGAGCGAGATCCCGCTCGGCCGGCTCCGGCAGGACGAGACCGGGGAGGTAGCCGAGGTTCTTGGCAGGATAAGTGCAATCTTCTCAACCCTGCCCGTCATAAGGGAGGATCCGGTCCTCCAGGAGCAGTTCCGGACATCCATCGGGAGCGCGACCCATGCCGGGCCGGTTGCCCGGGCCCGGGAGATCATCCGCACGCTCGAGACGACAACAAGGGATCTCTCGGCAAAGAAAGCCGAGCTCACCCTCTCGATTGCAACCCTGAACCGGTATGCAAAAGTCCTCGAAATCATCCACCCGGTGGAAAAGGAGCTGCCCGCTCTCGAGGGGTTCGAAGTCACGATCCTCCTCATCCAGGAAGAGCACCGGGATGTCATCGAGCTGATACGAACAGAGATCGGGACGATCACCGGCAACCGGTTCGAGATGACGGCAACCACGGTCGATGCCGACACCCTTGCCGCGATCATGGTCTTCCCGAAGAGATTCTCCGAGGCCGTCCATGCCTTCATCTATTCCGTGAACGTGAACGAGGTCCGGCTCCCGAGGGAGTATGCAGGCAAGCCGTTCTACGAGATGTATGCTCTCCTTGAGGAGAAGCGGATAGAAGCCGAGGGAGAGATCGTCCGCATAGACAAGGAACTCCTCGCTCTCTCGAATGCCTGGTACCAGGAGCTCGTTGTCTTACGAAAGCGGCTCGAAGAGATCCACGGGGAGCTCGGGGCGTACCGGCATTTCGGCCTCTCGGAGTACACCTTCGTCATCATGGGCTGGATCCCGAAAAAATACCTGAAGAGAACCCGGCAGGCTCTCAAGGACGCCTTCGGCGACCGGGTGGTCATCCAGGTACTCCCGGTCACGGAGAAGGATCTGGAGGAGGCCCCGGTCTTTTACGACAATCCCTGGTGGGTGAAGCCGTTTGAGTTCATCATGCAGCTCGTTGCCCCGCCCCGGTACCGGGAGATCGATCCCTCGCCAATCCTCGCCATCTTCTTCCCGCTCTTCTTCGGGATCATGGTCGGCGATATCGGGTACGGCCTCATCATTCTCGCATTCGCGCTCATAATCCGGTACCGGTTCAAGGCAATCGCGTTTGCAAAGAACCTGGCCGATATCCTGATCATCTCGTCCATCCCGACCATCTTCTTCGGCTACCTGTTCGGCGAGTTCTTCGGGGATTTGGGGGAGACGATGGGCTGGATCCACCCGGTCCAGTTCCTCGGCATCTCGTGGAACCGGGTGGATGCGATGATCCCGATGCTCATCTTTGCAATCGCTATCGGCGTCATCCACGTCTTCCTCGGCCTTTTCATCGGGATCCGGAACGCGCTGATCCTCAAGAAGAGAAAACACCTGCTGGAGAAGACGGGGATGCTTCTCGTGATCACCGGGATAATCGTCCTTGTCCTGATGCTTGCCGGCGTTGTGCCCGAGATCGCCATTTACCCCGTGGTTGTCATCATGGTTCTCGGGATGCCGATGATCCTGATGGGGGCCGGAGTGTTCGGGACGATCGAGGTGATGAGCACGGTGGGAAACATCCTCTCGTACGCCCGGCTGATGGCGATCGGGATGGCCTCGGTTATTCTCGCTATGGTGGCGAACCGGCTTGGCGGGGCATTCGAGATCGCGATCATCGGCATCATCGTCGCGGTCCTCCTCCACACGCTAAATGTCGTGCTCGCGATGTTCTCCCCTTCGATCCATTCGGTGCGTCTCCACCTTGTCGAGTTCTTCTCGAAGTTCTACGAGGGGGGCGGGACGGTGTACCGGCCGTTCAAAAAGGAAGTGGAGCTGAAGGGGCCGGGGGAGTGAGGGGGGGCGGGACGCTTTCCGCATTCCTGCCGGCTCTGGCCCGGACCCCATGCCCCCCCACACGAAAAAAAGAGCTGGGGGGTAGGGGGGGTCGTGTCCCCCGTTTTTCCCCTCCCGGGCACCCCCTGCCGTCGTGATCCAATAGGCTCGAGATATTGTCTGACAGGGGGTGACCCCCGCCTTATGTTGATCAGGGTGGGGGGGTGTACCCCCTCTCAGAAAAAACGATGAGGGGGGGGTACCCCCCCTCCCCCCATTCTCAATCATGAGTAGGGCACGGGATTTTCCCCACCAAATTCAGAGATTTGTATGGACGTTTCACCGGTGGGAAAACCTGAACAGGATTACCAGAATTGAGTTGGTCAGGAAATTGCACCCTCAAAAGAGGGGGGTGTACCCCCACCCTGCTTGGATCATGGAGGGGGGGTCACCCCCAGTCCGGATTTTTCGGGCAGGGGGGTGGGGGGGTTACCCCCTTGTATGTCCAACAAAGCGAGAGTCCCTGACATTGTACAGGTCTACAACCGGAACCCCGGAATCCGGTCGAAGAGTTTCTGGTACAGCTCGGTGAAGAGCGCGATATAGTCCCGGGCATGCTCCGTTGCAACATAGGTATTCCGCTCCCCCTCTTTTGTCAGGGCGAGATAGCCTTTCCCGCAGAGGAACGCGATATACTCCTGCCCGGTCTTCGAATTGAGATCGCACCGGCTGATGATGGCCGTGAACGACCGGGGGGTCTTGCAGTACACGAGGATCTCCCAGTAAATCTCGTAGGGGGTCCGCCGCTCCGCCATGGTTACCGCTGCTCCAGGGTCCGTTCCAGGATGCTCTCGTTGTTCGCGGTTGCATCCAGCCGCTCGTCCCAGGCCCGGGAATACCGGTGGAACCCGATCGAGATGACAATCGTCACTATCCCGATCGTCAGGTTGATGGCTGCGGCGCCGAACGGGAGGGCGATCTCCATCCAGTCCGGGGCATTCCCGGCAGCAACTCCCTGCAGGATGTTCACGATACCCAGCGTGACAAAGCAGCATCCCCCGAGCCGGGAGAGGGTGATCATCCAGGGCAGGATCTTTTTGTGCTCCCGGTAATGGGCAAGCATCCGGACAATCCACCCGGTGAGTAGCTCGTCCGGTACCGGCCCGGTATGGCTCCTGAACTCCCGGCGAAGCTCCCGCATTCCCCGGAGGACCCGGGTGCTCGAAAGTATCCACATCAGCCCGAGCCCGAAGCCTGCCATGGATATGGCCCCGGCAAGAACCCGGAGCGCCGGGGCGGTCTGCGCCGGCGGCAGCCCGAGGACGGCCATGATCATGTACTGCATCCCGAAGGCCATTGCAAGGGCCCCGAATGCCATATTCAGGAGCACGAGCACGAAGAAACTGTTCAGTTCGTCCCTGAATTGAGTTACGGTATCATTTCCCATTCTGGTTTTTCACCGGTCTATAGATATATTGGAGTCTGGTGATTAAAGACCATGAATCTTAGATACGTAGCAGGAGTGCATCCGGGTTTCACGTTCGATCCGGCTATCCCGCACTCTCGTGAAAAGAGAAGAAACGGACGCTCCCTGACCTGATCCAAAAAGGGTTACGCCGGTTTGTAAACAATGCCGGCCTTCATGACAAAGCTGACCTGCTCCATGACCGAGATATCCATAAACGGGTTGCCCGGAACAGCGATGATATCCGCAGCCTTCCCGGGTGCAAGCGTTCCGATATCGTCCTTCATGAGCAGCTCTGCCGCAACACTCGTTGCAGCCCGAAGGGCACGGACCGGGGATATCCCGTTTGTCACCATCTCGGAGAACTCGGCTGCCCCGTTGATGCTGTAGGACAGGATGCCCAGATCGGTCCCGAAAGCGATCTTTACATTGCTTTCTGCGAGATTTTTTGCATTTTCGATAAGAACGTCCTTGTACATCCGCATCTTCATCTTCTCGTACGGGTTGTTGCCTGCCGATACCCAGAACTCCTCGCTGTCGCAGAACCGGGCTGATCGCACCCCCGCGTACTGGGTCGGGACAAGGAAGACTCCCTTCTCTTCAATGAGCCGGAGGGTCTCCCTGGTTGCCATGGCCCCGTGCTCAACCGACCGGACACCGGCAAGGACCGCCATCCGGACCGCCTCATCGCCGTGAAGATGGGCTGCAACCGGCCGGTGGTATTGTGAGGCGGTTGCAACAAGGCTCTCCATCTCCTCTTTCGTGTACCCGACATCGACCGGACTGTCGGACGGGGATGCAAAGCCGCCGGATGCGGCAAACTTGATCCATTCGGCTCCCCACTTGATCTCTTCCCTTACAACTCTCTGGATCTCCAGGGGCCCGTCGGCAAGATTGTTCTGCCAGCCCTTAGAGTCAGGAGAGAGGGTCGATGTGGCATCCATGTGTCCGCTCCGGGCAGAGAGCATGTGACCCGAATTGATCAGCCGTGAGCCGGGGATGAGTCCCTGCTCGACAGCCTTCTTTACGTCACGGACGGTGTACCCGTGGAGATCCATATCCCCGCAGTCCCGGACCGTGGTGAACCCGTTCATCAGGTGGGCATGCAGTGCCTGGGCGCCGAGGAGTGCTTTGTAGCCCGGGGAATGGCTCCAGAAACTGCCAACCATCTCCGGCCGCAGGGTTATGTGGACGTGGCAGTCGATGAGACCCGGCATCACCATCCGGTCGCGGAGATCGATCTCCACGGCACCTTCGGGCACCGGAATTTTTTCTGCAATCTCTCGGATGACACCGTCTTCTATACGGATATCGCGGGATCCGAGGGGGGCTTCGGATACCCCGTCCCAGAACGTTCCTGCATGGATGAGGGTGACCGGCATCAGGCATTCCCCCGGGTTCCCTGTCCTGCAGGGTTCTTTTTCGTAACGTACTGATACCGTGATTCTGTAACTACCGATGATAGTGCCATAAACAGTTCTCCTTTGATAATCCTGGGTCGGGTTAAACAGTATGTTGCTGCCCGGAGGCGATTAAGGAATGCGCTGGATCGGGATTGACAACCTGCCCCAATGGGGTACGATCCGGAGGTTGTGACAGCACCGGGGCATTCTTCCGGAGCGAAGGTAAAGATGAAAATCGCCGGGGGATGGTTAAGAGATCCTGGATCAGTTCGTTTCTGCCCCGTCATCCTGCTTTTTTTGCCCGTTCCATGACCCGAGGATCTCACCGACAAAAATACCGCAGATGATGGCAAAGACGATGACAAATTCATGGAATACACCGCTGACTCCTCCAACAACCGCGCCGGTATTGAACATGTACAGCGCCTGGATGAACCCGAGGCCCGGGACCAGGATGAGCACCACGGGAAGGAGGACCGTAGAGATGGGAATTCTGAGCCTGCGGGCGGCAACCCGGGCATAGAGGGCAAGGATGATCGCCCCGAGGAATGTTCCCTGCCAGAACCCGAAGGTGTTTCCAACCTGCACTCCGGCCCACACACAGAGACCGCATCCGATAACCAGCCAGAGGTCCCTGGGCAGGACACCATACAGGATTCCCATACTTACCAGCAGGAGAGGTATGAAGACCCAGACAAAAAGGGGATCGATTTTCGGGATGGGATCTGCAACAGCCGCGGGAAAGAGATAGTGGGCAATGTCGAGGCCAAGAAAGGTCCCGATAAGGAGTTTCACGGATACAAAGAGGGCTTTCACGAAGTAAATGATGCCGGAGATGGTATCCCCGAGAACGATCTCCCGGGGCGCGATGGTGAGACCAAACCCCGGAATGTAGATGGAAAGGGCACAGACAGTCACGCCCATCGGGTTGAGGCCCGGCAACATCGCACCGGAGATACCTGCGAGAAATGCCACGAACGCAGCGATGAACAGTTCCCGGGCATAATCCACCCGGGAAAACCGTAAAATATACAGCTCGATGCCGAATGCAATGATGCCAAGCGTGCCTCCGGCAAGGACATCCAGCCACGACAGGCCCAGGAGTACCCCGAAACTCAGGCCGGCGAGCAGGTATGCAAACGCTTTGAGACGGTTGCCATAGATGGACGGGGCGCGTTCAATCTCCTTGATCCGCGCAAGTCCGTCGGCAGGGCTGATACGGTTACATTCAATCTCTTCGATAAGATCCCGCAGTTTTCCCAGCCGGGCCATATCATAGCGGGTCTCCGGCATCGTGGCAATGTGGACGGTCTGCCGGTGCATGTCGTCCAGCCAGAGAGCGATCACAAGAGAATTGGGGGTTGCAAGGATCTCCCCGTTCAGTCCCAGCACCTTAATGATATGTTCCACAGTCTTGCAGATATCACGGGAATGGCCGCCGTACAGCTCGATGGCCTTGATGAGTGCGGTAATAAACCGGACAGAATCGTCAAAATGATGCGTGTCGTGAGGAGGGGTATTCATTTCATCACCGGAGCCCGAGTCAGTCATAGCCATCCCGTATCAGTGGTCACTGGTGTGAGGTTCTTCGCATGAGGACCTTCCCCAGATGTATGGTTCATCATAGTACTGAGCTGAGACCATATCTTTTATCGTATCCTGGTTAATGAGACCCCCCGGTCCCGCCGGGCGTATGTGCATCAGGCGGGTATATCTTTACTGGCAGGGTGTGTGAATGTCCCTGATTCCCGGACATGGCTCAGGTTACCGGGGTGACAGGACAGCGGAACAGGGATACAGGTAAGACACCACAGACGGGAGCATGAAAAACAATGGTGGTCAGGATTGGATAAACCAGTTCGGATATCATGACCGGAACAGGGAGATCAGCCGGGATAGTTGTTCATGTTCCCGGCCATTGCCTGTTTCTTCTCTTTTGCCTTCTTTTTCTTCTTCTCAAGGATACTCTTGACCTTCTTGAGCCGGAACAGATCCTCGCGCTCCCGCTCCTCGATCGCGTTCTTGATGTACCTGGCC from uncultured Methanoregula sp. harbors:
- a CDS encoding winged helix-turn-helix domain-containing protein, which gives rise to MAERRTPYEIYWEILVYCKTPRSFTAIISRCDLNSKTGQEYIAFLCGKGYLALTKEGERNTYVATEHARDYIALFTELYQKLFDRIPGFRL
- a CDS encoding V-type ATP synthase subunit I yields the protein MLQKMERIQVIGPKGDLGQAVDTLYRAGTIHLEDAPAIIPQSEIPLGRLRQDETGEVAEVLGRISAIFSTLPVIREDPVLQEQFRTSIGSATHAGPVARAREIIRTLETTTRDLSAKKAELTLSIATLNRYAKVLEIIHPVEKELPALEGFEVTILLIQEEHRDVIELIRTEIGTITGNRFEMTATTVDADTLAAIMVFPKRFSEAVHAFIYSVNVNEVRLPREYAGKPFYEMYALLEEKRIEAEGEIVRIDKELLALSNAWYQELVVLRKRLEEIHGELGAYRHFGLSEYTFVIMGWIPKKYLKRTRQALKDAFGDRVVIQVLPVTEKDLEEAPVFYDNPWWVKPFEFIMQLVAPPRYREIDPSPILAIFFPLFFGIMVGDIGYGLIILAFALIIRYRFKAIAFAKNLADILIISSIPTIFFGYLFGEFFGDLGETMGWIHPVQFLGISWNRVDAMIPMLIFAIAIGVIHVFLGLFIGIRNALILKKRKHLLEKTGMLLVITGIIVLVLMLAGVVPEIAIYPVVVIMVLGMPMILMGAGVFGTIEVMSTVGNILSYARLMAIGMASVILAMVANRLGGAFEIAIIGIIVAVLLHTLNVVLAMFSPSIHSVRLHLVEFFSKFYEGGGTVYRPFKKEVELKGPGE
- a CDS encoding amidohydrolase family protein gives rise to the protein MPVTLIHAGTFWDGVSEAPLGSRDIRIEDGVIREIAEKIPVPEGAVEIDLRDRMVMPGLIDCHVHITLRPEMVGSFWSHSPGYKALLGAQALHAHLMNGFTTVRDCGDMDLHGYTVRDVKKAVEQGLIPGSRLINSGHMLSARSGHMDATSTLSPDSKGWQNNLADGPLEIQRVVREEIKWGAEWIKFAASGGFASPSDSPVDVGYTKEEMESLVATASQYHRPVAAHLHGDEAVRMAVLAGVRSVEHGAMATRETLRLIEEKGVFLVPTQYAGVRSARFCDSEEFWVSAGNNPYEKMKMRMYKDVLIENAKNLAESNVKIAFGTDLGILSYSINGAAEFSEMVTNGISPVRALRAATSVAAELLMKDDIGTLAPGKAADIIAVPGNPFMDISVMEQVSFVMKAGIVYKPA
- a CDS encoding DUF1646 family protein, whose translation is MEILATLGLVIIFILVLVLPFRVKCIEHNLEVFLFACGVAALTLSGLIAIPGEQTGWSMAIIAEALISPLKIASIFGIPIGIVQIVLLVGLLIYFFYHRMQRAIVGLIDRVSLPWIVFLLIVVLGLISSIISAILAAIVLVEIVNALPVVRKAKIEVTVVSCFSIGLGAGLTPLGEPLTTIVISKLSGAPYYAGFTFLFDKLAIYVIPAVIALGIVGVFLFNRSNTGDTKLECLVERESIRDILLRAAKVYLFIMALIFLGEGFKPLILEYVIGIPPAGLYWVNIVSAVLDNATLAAAEISPALSLTQITSALMGLLIAGGMLIPGNIPNIIAACKLGITSKEWAELGLPLGMALMAVFFAILFVPVWLGLA
- a CDS encoding HEAT repeat domain-containing protein, with amino-acid sequence MTGTGGTSDSTGEEIRQQIQALDDPAIDKRHAAISALKMIGELAVAPLISHMAKAPDNDRRWYAAIALSRIGEPAVIPLIMAMEANAGREFRRYAAAALGEIGEPAVDSLIDGMASSDPELRGFLSRALCRIGKPAVDSLTLRLKDPDETIRQCATLTLWQMGETGLPSMVEKMQDEL
- a CDS encoding threonine/serine exporter family protein is translated as MNTPPHDTHHFDDSVRFITALIKAIELYGGHSRDICKTVEHIIKVLGLNGEILATPNSLVIALWLDDMHRQTVHIATMPETRYDMARLGKLRDLIEEIECNRISPADGLARIKEIERAPSIYGNRLKAFAYLLAGLSFGVLLGLSWLDVLAGGTLGIIAFGIELYILRFSRVDYARELFIAAFVAFLAGISGAMLPGLNPMGVTVCALSIYIPGFGLTIAPREIVLGDTISGIIYFVKALFVSVKLLIGTFLGLDIAHYLFPAAVADPIPKIDPLFVWVFIPLLLVSMGILYGVLPRDLWLVIGCGLCVWAGVQVGNTFGFWQGTFLGAIILALYARVAARRLRIPISTVLLPVVLILVPGLGFIQALYMFNTGAVVGGVSGVFHEFVIVFAIICGIFVGEILGSWNGQKKQDDGAETN
- a CDS encoding DNA-directed DNA polymerase II large subunit, whose amino-acid sequence is MLVLSPTMEAYEKSLLDELHRAIAIAKEARSRGLDPTLDVEIPIASDLADRVEALLNIKGVAARIRELEATMSREEAALRIGDDFVARKFGEKDIGDVLDHAIRVSMALLTEGVVAAPTEGIAKVSLGKNDDGTQYLMIFYAGPIRSAGGTAQAMSVLVGDYVRQKLGINRYIPRQEEVERYIEEIRQYNSIMNLQYLPSEAEIRLIIENCPVCVDGEATEQEEVSGHRNLERVETNVVRGGMALVIGEGIAGKARKLKGRVEKMKMEGWDWLDKLIAGAAKSGDGEKTVGIKPLDKYLRDLIGGRPVFSYPMRKGGFRLRYGRSRNTGFAAAGMHPATLYILGEFLATGTQMKTERPGKACGVVPVDSIEGPTVRLRNGDVLRIDDEATAKRLNAGVEKILDVGEILISFGEFLENNHPLIPAGYCAEWWQLDVGPEVKPPATEEEALAFARAGGYLHPAWTWFWDDITSDQIRELADAVSAKGSVADGILRLPLDPATKTPLELLLLSHKVNGEQVEIASWKAFAACLGLDENLKKRDVWETAGDKPPLDLVAHLSGLKMRSRSGTRIGGRMGRPGKSKPRKMNPPPHALFPLGDSGGARRSFQSASSHTEDVDRNDTDLDFQKEGGMIEIEVGRRRCSQCGEINYLNRCEKCGGHTVAFSVCTRCGRETTLPRCPGCDGQVVCSQRITLNVKGEYAKAMERLGLKTDSVALVKGVKGVISKEKTVEAMDKGILRAIRNIFVFKDGTTRFDMIDLPITHIRPDEVRVSVEKLRSLGYTKDTHGYDLQNPAQVVELHPQDILVSDSCAEYMVSVAQFMDDLLVKCYGLPPFYNISKPEELVGHLVIGLAPHTSAGVLARIVGFTRANVGYAHPFFHAAKRRNCFFGDTEIDVYDGRHWVKTPIRKFVLENFDISRPGIDRLGTYYSDPARPFYTRAVDTAGGIHIRKITSVSIHRSPAALIRFETARGRTLAVTPDHAMLVWDTSYLRKIRAVELKPGDAVPVFEGSCVISDRITAAEPVPAPEERVYCLTVDNDHTMTANDIFTGQCDGDEDCIMLLLDGLINFSRSFLPQNRGGSMDAPLVMTSRIDPAEIDKEALNVDVCDHYPIEVYTGALAYVEPKKIADLIDRVEKRIGKPEQVEGFQFTHDTSDISSGPIESMYTQMKTMTDKLGAELDLAEKIRAVDADDVAERVLNTHFIRDLMGNLSAFSKQKFRCTKCNTSYRRMPLSGKCTKFKGRGPCNGPLIPTVHEGSVKKYLEMSREICRKYKVSEYTKQRVEVIDLAITSTFGEEKQEQLGLADFM